In Coregonus clupeaformis isolate EN_2021a chromosome 7, ASM2061545v1, whole genome shotgun sequence, one genomic interval encodes:
- the LOC121568653 gene encoding chondroadherin-like protein, which translates to MCSFADCLSKWLVAVLMLLVIHLPVQAGKCPRFCICYISKLTMACIGKNLIQVPPTIDEAFLPVSKSLKQLYTDDMGLEKMSRDSLAGLGSGLTTLSLGGNQLEELPDLSPLTGLEVINLAHNPLLCDCPLLPLRKSWMENVSLKVTSTCGHPPEFRGQSVRDVHVFKSCPGESASPGKTLKGPKDPKSIKPKPTLLKVTKTKAKPGKAKPMPTKPKAKPLKNPKSPSCHQVPEQFYGVMVSTLDSSALNPAI; encoded by the exons ATGTGTTCCTTTGCGGATTGCCTCTCTAAGTGGCTAGTTGCAGTTTTGATGCTCTTGGTCATACATTTACCAGTTCAAGCGGGAAAGTGCCCAAGGTTCTGCATCTGCTACATCTCCAAACTCACCATGGCCTGTATCGGCAAGAATCTGATTCAGGTTCCCCCCACCATAGATGAG GCGTTCCTTCCTGTGTCCAAGAGCCTGAAGCAGCTGTATACGGATGACATGGGTCTGGAGAAG ATGTCCAGAGACTCCCTGGCGGGGCTGGGCTCTGGGCTGACCACTCTGTCTCTGGGGGGGAACCAGCTGGAGGAGCTGCCTGACCTGAGCCCTCTCACTGGGCTGGAGGTCATCAATCTGGCCCACAACCCCCTGCTATGTGACTGCCCCCTGCTGCCGCTCCGCAAGTCA TGGATGGAGAATGTGAGTCTGAAGGTGACATCCACCTGTGGTCACCCTCCTGAATTCCGGGGCCAAAGTGTGAGGGATGTTCATGTCTTTAAGAGCTGTCCAGGGGAGAGTGCCTCTCCTGGCAAGACCCTCAAAGGACCCAAGGACCCAAAATCAATCAAACCCAAACCCACTCTCCTGAAGGTGACCAAAACAAAAGCCAAGCCAGGAAAGGCTAAACCCATGCCAACCAAGCCCAAAGCCAAGCCTCTGAAGAACCCTAAG AGCCCATCCTGCCACCAGGTGCCAGAACagttctatggtgtaatggttagcactctggaCTCTAGCGCTCTGAATCCAGCGATCTGA